A genomic stretch from Juglans microcarpa x Juglans regia isolate MS1-56 chromosome 3S, Jm3101_v1.0, whole genome shotgun sequence includes:
- the LOC121258393 gene encoding germin-like protein subfamily 1 member 13 produces MLQDFCVAVEDPASALFVNGKFCKDPKLASANDFFFSGLNVFRDTSNSLGSNVTAVNVDNLAGLNTLGMSLARIDFAPYGLNPPHTHPRATEFFIVLEGTLYAGFVTSDGDAGNRLFTKMLYLGDVFVFPFGLIHFQLNVGKTNAVAFAGFRSQNPGLITIANAVFESNPKINPDVLTKAF; encoded by the exons ATGCTGCAGGACTTTTGTGTTGCGGTCGAGGATCCCGCTTCTGCTT TATTTGTGAATGGAAAGTTTTGCAAGGACCCAAAGCTTGCCTCAGCCAATGACTTCTTCTTTTCAGGACTAAACGTTTTCAGAGACACTTCAAATTCTCTCGGGTCGAACGTCACTGCTGTGAATGTAGACAATCTAGCAGGACTCAACACCCTAGGCATGTCCTTGGCTCGCATTGACTTTGCTCCATATGGTCTGAATCCTCCCCACACCCACCCACGCGCCACTGAATTTTTCATAGTCTTAGAGGGTACTTTGTACGCTGGGTTTGTCACGTCCGACGGAGATGCAGGTAACCGCCTCTTTACCAAAATGCTATACCTAGGAGATGTCTTTGTATTCCCATTCGGTCTCATTCACTTCCAATTGAATGTAGGAAAGACCAACGCAGTTGCCTTTGCTGGTTTTAGGAGCCAGAATCCAGGGCTCATCACCATTGCAAATGCAGTCTTCGAATCTAACCCAAAAATCAATCCCGATGTTCTCACCAAGGCCTTCTAG